A single region of the Strigops habroptila isolate Jane chromosome 3, bStrHab1.2.pri, whole genome shotgun sequence genome encodes:
- the BTG1 gene encoding protein BTG1 has translation MHPALYTRASMIREIAAAVGFISKFLRTKGLMNERQLQTFSQSLQELLAEHYKHHWFPEKPCKGSGYRCIRINHKMDPLIGQAAQRIGLSSQELFQLLPSELTLWVDPYEVSYRIGEDGSICVLYEAAPAGGSQNNTNMQMVDSRISCKEELLLGRTSPSKSYNMMTVSG, from the exons atGCATCCCGCCCTGTACACCCGGGCCAGCATGATACGCGAAATCGCCGCGGCCGTGGGCTTCATCTCCAAGTTCTTGCGAACCAAAGGGCTGATGAACGAGCGGCAGCTGCAGACCTTCAGCCAgagcctgcaggagctgctggcag aacaTTATAAACACCACTGGTTCCCAGAAAAGCCATGCAAGGGATCAGGTTACCGATGTATCCGGATCAACCATAAAATGGATCCTCTCATTGGACAGGCAGCACAGCGGATTGGTTTGAGCAGTCAGGAACTGTTCCAGCTTCTTCCCAGCGAACTCACTCTATGGGTTGACCCGTATGAAGTGTCCTATCGTATTGGAGAGGATGGCTCCATCTGTGTGCTGTATGAAGCTGCACCAGCAGGAGGTAGCCAAAATAACACCAACATGCAGATGGTAGACAGCAGAATAAGCTGTAAGGAGGAACTTCTCTTGGGCAGAACTAGCCCTTCCAAAAGCTACAATATGATGACTGTATCAGGTTAA